A window of Solanum stenotomum isolate F172 chromosome 3, ASM1918654v1, whole genome shotgun sequence contains these coding sequences:
- the LOC125858581 gene encoding HMG1/2-like protein isoform X1, protein MKGGKSKGKADNKLGVKKSAAQTKKEKNAAKDPNKPKRPASAFFVFMEDFRKQYKEKHPGNKSVAAVGKAGGDKWKHLTDAEKAPYIAKAEKRKAEYEKLMDAYNRKQAGEAEEDEESDKSKSEVDEEDGSDEEEEDDD, encoded by the exons atgaaAGGAGGTAAATCCAAGGGGAAAGCTGATAACAA GCTCGGAGTGAAGAAGAGCGCTGCCCAGACTAAAAAGGAGAAGAATGCTGCCAAGGATCCAAACAAGCCTAAGAGGCCAGCAAGTGCTTTCTTCGTTTTCAT GGAGGACTTCAGGAAGCAGTACAAGGAAAAACATCCAGGCAACAAGTCTGTTGCTGCT GTTGGCAAGGCCGGTGGTGACAAGTGGAAACACTTGACTGATGCT GAGAAAGCTCCTTACATTGCTAAGGCTGAGAAACGAAAGGCTGAGTATGAGAAGCTTATGGATGCTTACAACAGAAAACAG GCTGGTGAGGCTGAAGAAGATGAGGAATCTGACAAGTCAAagtctgaggttgatgaggaagATGGAAGCGATGAG GAAGAAGAGGATGATGACTGA
- the LOC125858578 gene encoding uncharacterized protein LOC125858578, producing MVAAGKCFLVTGPAGIGKTTLIVRVLETLRNSNPNLKVQGFYTREIREGTERIGFEVVTLDGRTGLLASNKISSAQSLRWPTVGRYRVDVASFESLALPELQVREDTDLFIIDEIGKMELYSSSFFPSVLKVLQSNIPLLASIPITKVGRDIPGVARMKNHPGARVFTLDANNRDAMREQICSILADVLQKP from the exons ATGGTAGCTGCCGGAAAATGCTTCCTTGTCACTGGCCCTGCT gGTATTGGTAAGACAACTTTGATAGTCAGAGTACTCGAAACTCTCAGAAATTCAAATCCTAATTTGAAAGTTCAAGGGTTCTACACTC GTGAGATTAGAGAAGGAACTGAGAGGATTGGATTTGAGGTTGTGACGCTTGATGGACGTACAGGTCTTCTTGCTTCTAACAAAATCTCGAG CGCGCAGTCTCTTAGATGGCCCACTGTGGGAAGATACAGGGTAGATGTTGCATCATTTGAGTCGTTGGCATTGCCAGAGTTGCAG GTAAGGGAAGATACCGATCTCTTCATCATCGATGAAATTGGGAAGATGGAGCTCTACAGTTCCTCATTCTTTCCATCTGTACTAAAGGTCCTTCAATCTAATATCCCACTCTTGGCTTCTATCCCCATTACAAAAGTAGGCCGAGATATACCTGGAG TTGCGAGGATGAAGAATCATCCAGGAGCTAGAGTTTTTACACTTGATGCAAATAACAGGGATGCTATGAGAGAACAAATATGTTCCATCTTAGCAGATGTGCTGCAAAAGCCTTAG
- the LOC125858581 gene encoding HMG1/2-like protein isoform X2 — protein MEDFRKQYKEKHPGNKSVAAVGKAGGDKWKHLTDAEKAPYIAKAEKRKAEYEKLMDAYNRKQAGEAEEDEESDKSKSEVDEEDGSDEEEEDDD, from the exons AT GGAGGACTTCAGGAAGCAGTACAAGGAAAAACATCCAGGCAACAAGTCTGTTGCTGCT GTTGGCAAGGCCGGTGGTGACAAGTGGAAACACTTGACTGATGCT GAGAAAGCTCCTTACATTGCTAAGGCTGAGAAACGAAAGGCTGAGTATGAGAAGCTTATGGATGCTTACAACAGAAAACAG GCTGGTGAGGCTGAAGAAGATGAGGAATCTGACAAGTCAAagtctgaggttgatgaggaagATGGAAGCGATGAG GAAGAAGAGGATGATGACTGA